CTGGGTGGATGCCGATCGCAATGGCGCGTCGGGTTCGGGCGCCATCCAGGTCACTGACCCGGTCAATTCACGCTCGGTCAACGGTGGGCCTTCGGTCTGTATTCCATCTGAAGCCGGTACTGATATCGAAACCGGCGTATGGACCCTGGTGGATACGGAGCAACGCGAAGGCGTGCGGGGCAACATGGCGCTGGTGCAGTACACGTCACCGAATTGCGAGCCCGGTACGGCCAGGCTCACGTCGTATGCCAACAAGTCGTTCACGCCCGGCGAGTGGTCGCACCAGTTCCTGAATATCCGGGTTCGCAGTGATATCCAGAGCGTGCGGATGTCCCTCTATGTCTATGTGGCGGACAGCAGCACGACCCCCGTACAGGCACGGTTCGATGACGCCTATTACTACGAAGTCGCTTTCGACCAGTACCTGGTCGACCCGTCGCTGACGGGTGCCTGGTTCAACGCCGACCAGTCCGGGCATGGTCTGATGATCAACATGATCGATTCCGTTACCGTGTGGATGTGTTGGTACGCGTTCGACAACGAAGGTGCTCCCGCCTGGATCTGCGGGCTGGGCTATGCGTACGAGGATCGGCTGATTTTCAGTGACATGTTCACCATCGAAGGCGGACTTTTTCCCCCTGAGTACGATGCCGACCAGACGACCCAGGTACCCTGGGGACGCGGCGATATCCAGTTTGAGAGTTGCTCACATGGCGTGTTCACCTGGCGCAGTGACGAAGTATTGTTTGGAACCGGCAGCATGCCGATCCAGCGCATCGCGCCGACCTGGGGCTTGCCCTGCCTGGAATAGGGTGGCTTTGCGCCGGTCAGGCGGTATCCAGGTACCGCCTGACCCAGGCCCGGGCAAATCGCATCTGCCGCTTGGCGGTCGACTCGGACACGTCCAGCGCCTCCGCGATTTCGGCGGCGGTGAACCCGCCGAAATAGTGTAGTTCCAGCAGTTCTTCCAAGTGCGAATCGTGGGTTGCCAGCGCGTCCAGCGCTTCATGCAGTTCCAGGACATCACTGTCCTGCGTGTCCTCGTTGACGGCGGCCAGGTCCAGCGTGACCCGTAGCTGGTCACCGCCGCGCTTCTGGGCGTTCCGGGCGTGGGCATGATTCACCAGGATACGTCGCATCATCCTGGCGGCAAGCGCATAGAAATGACCGCGGTTCTCGACCGCCGGTTGCGCGCCGGCCAGCTGTAACCAGGCCTCGTTGACGACCGCGGTAGGTTGAAGGGTCTGCGCCGCATACTCGTTGCGAAAGGCTGAATGCGCCA
This sequence is a window from Marinihelvus fidelis. Protein-coding genes within it:
- a CDS encoding ECF-type sigma factor, whose product is MSADGDITGLLHRWRDGDEAAMNELSPLVHDRLQQLAHSAFRNEYAAQTLQPTAVVNEAWLQLAGAQPAVENRGHFYALAARMMRRILVNHAHARNAQKRGGDQLRVTLDLAAVNEDTQDSDVLELHEALDALATHDSHLEELLELHYFGGFTAAEIAEALDVSESTAKRQMRFARAWVRRYLDTA